GTGACCGAGCACCAGGGTCACATCACGCCCGCCCTGACCGAAGTAGTACCGCATGAGCACGCTCGGGTCGTCGATGTCCCCAAGCTCGACGCGGCTATCGGTGGGCGGCGTCGGCAGGTCCGCCTCGACCAGCACGTGACCGTCAACATCCGAGAGATCGACCCGCGCAGGGAATTCCTGGAGTGCGGCAAGCGCTTGCCGGATACCGGCCAGGTCCGGACGTACGGACACCATGCTCCTACCTCGCTACTCTGCGCCCGACGGAGCGCCCGGTGTTCCCAGTTGTCCCCTCTGCTCCAGTGTCCTTCGCCCCGCGACCGCACCGACAGTGACAGGCGTCCGCCAGCCGGCGAGACATCTGTCACCGTCATGCGTCGATCATCGCATCGTAGCACTGTTGCCAGTCATCCAGTCAACAGTCGCTTGCGCATCTGGCGAATCGTCGCGTGACGCTCCAGCACCTCGAAGCCGGTGTTCTCGTAGAGCGACTTGGCGGCGGCGTTCTCCTCCCAGACGTTGAGCCAGAGCTCGGACACGCCCTCAGCCAGCAGCCGTTGCTCCAGAGCGGCCAGCATCGCCCGGCCGAAGCCGCGCCGGCGCATGCAGGCCGCCACCGTCATCTGGCAGAGGAACGCCCGCCCGGCGCAGGCCCCGGTCACCGGCAGCTTCACCCAGAGCCAGCCGACCACCGTCCCGTCCGGGGTCTGGGCCGCCCACAGCCGGTGATCCTGCGACCGCACAGCCTCGCGTTCCAGGCGCGCGATCGTGGACAACTCCTCCTCGGCGCGGTCCAAGGGCACGCTGGCCGGCCAGCGCTCATCCTCGATGTGCTCGCGCAGGCAATCGGCGATCTCCTCGCGGATGAAGCACTCCAGGTCGGCCGGCGACATCGGCGTCAACGTCAGCGCCGGCGCGGCCGACCGAGCTGCGGCCGGTCCAGGCCCGGCCGATGGCACGGCATCGCTGCCGGACTGCATCGGCGCGTCGGCGCGCCTCGGCGACAGGATGGCCACGGTCGCCACCAGCCTTTCCGGGGAGAGAAGCGTCCCTACCTCCATCATTCCGAGTGCGATGGTCTACCCGGCCGGGTTGTGTGTCCCCTCTCGTCGCGGGCATCTGTCCTGTCAGCCGGACGTGCGTGCGCCGCATACTATTCACGGAGCAAGCTGACACCTGCCCGCGGCGGCCGGCCGGTCCGGCCCGGGGCAATGGTTGCTGCGTGGCGTTGGAGCGCGCCCTGTGACTGACTCGCCCGGCGCAGACGCCGTCACGGCCGTCCCTGAGGATCGGCCGCCCACCGGCTGGCTGGTACGTACCAGCGGTCCGCTGGACATCTGGTATCGCCCGCACTCGTTCGCGGCGCGCGACCTTTCGGTGCTGAGCGCGC
The genomic region above belongs to Chloroflexota bacterium and contains:
- a CDS encoding GNAT family N-acetyltransferase; its protein translation is MATVAILSPRRADAPMQSGSDAVPSAGPGPAAARSAAPALTLTPMSPADLECFIREEIADCLREHIEDERWPASVPLDRAEEELSTIARLEREAVRSQDHRLWAAQTPDGTVVGWLWVKLPVTGACAGRAFLCQMTVAACMRRRGFGRAMLAALEQRLLAEGVSELWLNVWEENAAAKSLYENTGFEVLERHATIRQMRKRLLTG